A region of Streptomyces halobius DNA encodes the following proteins:
- a CDS encoding phage holin family protein — translation MPLPFLTADRDLDCDHRTAESAPLPHDEPDHWRRPYRPGPWRVGTAAVFLLLASFVLLSAVIIAVAGALPAGVVCLVVAALLITLSVRLLRVGLWVSARGMRQVGLLRTTTEPWSGVASVRIVQQPVRWLGLPRAVQGQALVVERMRGEPLRVIVTDHSSDFLSRPEAFDRAADVLEAWAAEHRG, via the coding sequence GTGCCCCTGCCCTTTCTGACGGCCGACCGCGACCTCGATTGTGATCACCGTACGGCGGAATCGGCCCCGCTCCCGCATGACGAGCCCGACCACTGGCGCCGTCCCTACCGTCCCGGACCGTGGCGGGTGGGGACGGCGGCGGTGTTTTTACTGCTCGCCTCGTTCGTGCTGCTCAGCGCGGTGATCATTGCGGTGGCGGGTGCGCTGCCCGCGGGCGTGGTCTGTCTGGTGGTGGCAGCGCTGCTGATCACGCTCTCGGTGCGGCTGCTGCGCGTGGGGCTGTGGGTGAGTGCGCGCGGCATGCGGCAGGTGGGGCTGCTGCGTACGACGACGGAGCCGTGGAGCGGCGTCGCGTCGGTCCGTATCGTCCAGCAGCCGGTCCGCTGGCTGGGACTGCCGCGGGCGGTGCAGGGGCAGGCCCTGGTCGTCGAGCGGATGCGGGGCGAGCCGCTGCGCGTCATCGTGACGGACCACAGCAGCGACTTCCTGTCCCGCCCGGAGGCCTTCGACCGGGCGGCGGATGTCCTGGAGGCATGGGCGGCGGAGCATCGGGGGTAG
- a CDS encoding SpoIIE family protein phosphatase, with product MITARAAATFEPVGRSVATARAFVRDTLQGWGHGDIVDDAVVLTSELVTNAVVHAGTAADVLCLRTDSGVRISVADRYPEREIPLQNSGQIFAHPDREGGRGLLLCGALASRWGVEYTAAQKHVWFQLDLPERPAGTRAAGPALPVDALPVADTRVRVAVIQIDRGGCVSFWNDDARDLFAYDAEQVIGKPLTDFAAWPHTPGTGTGIAEALQLSRWEGSYGIRDADGRVVPVYASHLRVRDADGEASTVCLLVRDHERAILQSPQRAPAQDTLTQAAQPEGRPADPFEVFIGSPAPDDLDGLLQRTVERARDMLDGDAAYLLLATDDETELEVRASTGLPSARQRFARVPVEAGTGRFGSARMPAVHEDLTAVPGAVPLLSGTGMRAVVTVPLKVEGRLTGSLGVAAESPGRYTNEEALRLQFAADRIALAVERARLTELEKLRRGSLSFLVEASDLLAGTLDRDQTLALMAQMTVPTLATWCAVYTVADQASEPELSYVLHEDEDRIDGLKSLLMKVDPPEPVTTPGARVWTAPADAAHDAALRTSLRSLGLGHSARPSTGPGATLATASAVGGETVVLPLVARNRVIGMLTLGKPAEEHFRQEILELAEDLSRRAALALDNARLYAERTAISQSLQRSLLPPERPEIPGVEVEVIYRAAGEGNEVGGDFYDLFPIRDGAYGFAIGDVCGTGPEAAAVTGLARHALRLLAREGFGGAAVLERLNAAILDEGARSRFLTLLYGELWPQRDGSAVLKVVCAGHPLPLRLRQDGTVEPAAEPQPLLGVMDDLELYEQTVTLAPGDVLLCVTDGVTERREGTRMLGDDGLTDVLTTCTGLTAGAVAARVLRAVERFAAEPASDDMAILAMRVPEIHPG from the coding sequence CCGCGCATTCGTCAGGGACACTCTTCAGGGCTGGGGCCACGGTGACATCGTCGACGACGCCGTCGTCCTGACCAGCGAACTGGTCACCAATGCCGTGGTGCACGCGGGCACCGCCGCCGACGTGCTGTGTCTGCGCACGGACAGCGGAGTACGGATCTCGGTCGCCGACCGCTACCCCGAACGTGAGATTCCACTCCAGAATTCCGGCCAGATCTTCGCCCACCCCGACCGCGAGGGCGGCCGCGGCCTCCTCCTGTGCGGTGCCCTGGCCTCCCGATGGGGCGTCGAGTACACGGCCGCCCAAAAACACGTCTGGTTCCAGCTGGACCTCCCCGAGCGCCCGGCCGGCACCCGCGCCGCCGGTCCCGCGCTCCCGGTGGACGCCCTGCCGGTCGCCGACACCCGGGTACGCGTCGCCGTCATCCAGATCGACCGCGGCGGCTGTGTCAGCTTCTGGAACGACGACGCCCGCGACCTCTTCGCCTACGACGCCGAGCAGGTCATCGGCAAACCGCTCACCGACTTCGCCGCCTGGCCGCACACCCCCGGCACCGGCACCGGCATCGCCGAGGCCCTCCAGCTCTCCCGCTGGGAGGGCTCCTACGGGATAAGGGACGCCGACGGCCGGGTCGTCCCCGTCTACGCCTCCCACCTGCGCGTCCGCGACGCCGACGGCGAGGCGTCCACCGTCTGCCTCCTCGTCCGCGACCACGAACGTGCGATCCTGCAGAGCCCGCAGCGTGCCCCCGCCCAGGACACCCTCACGCAGGCCGCACAGCCGGAGGGCCGCCCCGCCGACCCGTTCGAGGTCTTCATCGGCTCGCCGGCCCCCGACGACCTGGACGGCCTGCTCCAGCGCACCGTCGAGCGGGCCCGCGACATGCTCGACGGCGACGCCGCCTACCTCCTGCTCGCCACCGACGACGAGACCGAGCTGGAGGTGCGCGCCTCGACCGGCCTGCCCTCCGCCCGCCAGCGCTTCGCCCGGGTCCCCGTCGAAGCCGGCACCGGCCGCTTCGGCTCCGCCCGGATGCCCGCCGTCCACGAGGACCTCACCGCCGTCCCCGGCGCCGTCCCACTGCTCAGCGGCACCGGCATGCGCGCGGTCGTCACCGTCCCCCTCAAGGTCGAGGGCCGACTGACCGGCTCGCTCGGCGTCGCCGCGGAGAGCCCCGGCCGCTACACCAACGAAGAGGCGCTGCGCCTCCAGTTCGCCGCCGACCGCATCGCGCTCGCCGTCGAACGCGCCCGCCTCACCGAACTCGAAAAGCTGCGCCGCGGCTCCCTCTCCTTCCTCGTCGAGGCGTCCGACCTGCTGGCCGGCACCCTCGACCGGGACCAGACCCTCGCCCTGATGGCGCAGATGACGGTTCCCACCCTCGCCACCTGGTGCGCCGTCTACACCGTCGCCGACCAGGCATCGGAACCGGAGCTCTCCTACGTCCTGCACGAGGACGAGGACCGCATCGACGGCCTCAAGTCCCTCCTGATGAAGGTCGATCCGCCCGAGCCGGTGACCACCCCCGGCGCCCGCGTCTGGACCGCCCCCGCCGACGCCGCCCACGACGCCGCCCTGCGTACCTCACTGCGCAGCCTGGGGCTGGGCCACTCCGCCCGCCCTTCCACGGGCCCCGGCGCCACGCTCGCCACCGCCTCCGCCGTCGGCGGCGAAACCGTCGTCCTGCCCCTCGTCGCGCGCAATCGCGTCATCGGCATGCTCACCCTCGGCAAGCCCGCCGAGGAACACTTCCGCCAGGAGATCCTGGAACTGGCCGAGGACCTCTCCCGCCGGGCCGCCCTCGCCCTGGACAACGCCCGCCTCTATGCCGAGCGCACAGCCATCAGCCAGTCCCTCCAGCGCAGCCTGCTGCCCCCGGAGCGACCCGAGATCCCGGGCGTCGAGGTCGAGGTCATCTACCGCGCGGCCGGCGAGGGCAACGAGGTCGGCGGCGACTTCTACGACCTCTTCCCGATCCGCGACGGCGCGTACGGCTTCGCCATCGGCGATGTCTGCGGTACGGGCCCGGAGGCGGCCGCCGTCACCGGCCTGGCCCGGCACGCCCTGCGCCTGCTCGCCCGTGAGGGCTTCGGCGGCGCCGCCGTCCTGGAGCGCCTCAACGCCGCCATCCTCGACGAAGGCGCCCGCAGCCGCTTCCTGACGCTCCTTTACGGCGAGCTGTGGCCGCAGCGCGACGGCAGCGCCGTCCTCAAGGTCGTCTGCGCCGGCCACCCGCTGCCGCTCCGCCTGCGCCAGGACGGCACGGTCGAGCCGGCCGCCGAACCCCAGCCCCTCCTCGGCGTCATGGACGACCTGGAGCTCTACGAACAGACCGTCACCCTCGCCCCCGGCGACGTCCTGCTCTGTGTCACCGACGGCGTCACGGAACGCCGCGAGGGCACCCGCATGCTCGGCGACGACGGTCTCACCGACGTCCTCACCACGTGCACCGGTCTGACCGCCGGCGCCGTCGCCGCCCGCGTCCTGCGCGCCGTGGAACGCTTCGCCGCCGAACCGGCCTCCGACGACATGGCCATCCTCGCCATGCGCGTCCCCGAGATCCATCCTGGCTGA
- the dapA gene encoding 4-hydroxy-tetrahydrodipicolinate synthase gives MAPTSTPQTPFGRVLTAMVTPFTADGALDLDGAQRLATHLVDAGNDGIVVNGTTGESPTTSDAEKAQLVRAVVDAVGDRAFVVAGAGTNDTHHSLELARAAQDAGAHGLLAVTPYYSKPPQEGLLRHFTAIADTTELPVMLYDIPGRSGVPINTETMVRLSEHPRIVANKDAKGDLGRASWAIARSDLAWYSGDDMLNLPLLSVGAVGFVSVVGHIVTPELRALLDAHLNGDVSKATEIHQKLLPVFTGMFRTQGVITTKAALALQGLPAGPLRLPLVELSAEETEQLTRDLAAGGVQL, from the coding sequence ATGGCTCCGACTTCCACACCGCAGACCCCCTTCGGGCGGGTGCTGACCGCCATGGTCACGCCGTTCACGGCGGATGGCGCCCTCGACCTCGACGGCGCACAGCGGCTCGCCACCCATCTGGTAGACGCCGGCAATGACGGCATCGTCGTCAACGGCACCACCGGAGAGTCACCGACCACCAGCGATGCGGAGAAAGCCCAGCTCGTGCGCGCCGTGGTCGACGCGGTCGGAGACCGCGCGTTCGTGGTCGCCGGAGCCGGCACCAACGACACCCACCACAGCTTGGAGCTCGCCCGCGCCGCCCAGGACGCCGGAGCCCACGGCCTGCTCGCGGTCACGCCGTACTACAGCAAGCCGCCGCAGGAAGGCCTCCTGCGGCACTTCACGGCCATCGCGGACACCACCGAGCTGCCCGTCATGCTCTACGACATCCCCGGCCGCAGCGGCGTCCCGATCAATACCGAGACCATGGTCCGGCTCTCCGAGCACCCGCGGATCGTCGCCAACAAGGACGCCAAGGGTGATCTCGGACGCGCCAGCTGGGCCATCGCCCGCTCCGACCTCGCCTGGTACAGCGGCGACGACATGCTCAACCTCCCGCTGCTCTCGGTCGGCGCCGTCGGTTTCGTCTCGGTCGTCGGCCATATCGTCACCCCCGAGCTGCGCGCCCTCCTGGACGCCCACCTCAACGGCGACGTCTCGAAGGCCACCGAGATCCACCAGAAGCTGCTGCCCGTCTTCACCGGCATGTTCCGCACCCAGGGCGTCATCACCACCAAGGCCGCGCTCGCCCTTCAGGGCCTGCCCGCCGGCCCGCTGCGGCTGCCCCTCGTGGAGCTCTCCGCCGAGGAGACCGAACAGCTCACCCGAGACCTCGCGGCCGGTGGCGTACAGCTCTGA
- the thyX gene encoding FAD-dependent thymidylate synthase gives MSHTPDESAESAASFRSEVTVELVKHSAADSDVLWAARVSTAGEQSLEELQKDPERSKGLINFLMRDRHGSPFEHNSMTFFISAPIFVFREFMRHRVGWSYNEESGRYRRLEPVFYVPGESRKLIQEGRPGKYEFVEGTTEQHELTTRVMEDTYRQAYAAYQEMLAAGVAREVARAVLPVGLYSSMYATCNARSLMHFLGLRTQHELAKVPSFPQREIEMVGEQMEAHWAKLMPLTYGAFNANGRIAP, from the coding sequence GTGTCCCACACTCCCGACGAGAGCGCCGAGAGCGCAGCCAGCTTCCGGAGCGAGGTGACGGTCGAGCTGGTCAAGCACAGTGCGGCCGACAGCGACGTGCTCTGGGCGGCCCGCGTCTCCACGGCCGGCGAGCAGTCCCTGGAAGAGCTCCAGAAGGACCCCGAGCGCTCCAAGGGCCTGATCAACTTCCTCATGCGGGACCGGCACGGCAGCCCCTTCGAGCACAACTCGATGACCTTCTTCATCAGCGCGCCGATCTTCGTCTTCCGCGAGTTCATGCGGCACCGCGTCGGCTGGTCGTACAACGAGGAGTCCGGCCGCTACCGCCGGCTGGAACCGGTCTTCTACGTCCCCGGAGAGTCCCGCAAGCTCATCCAGGAGGGCCGCCCCGGGAAGTACGAATTCGTCGAGGGCACCACGGAGCAGCACGAGCTCACCACCCGCGTCATGGAGGACACCTACCGCCAGGCGTACGCCGCGTACCAGGAGATGCTCGCCGCCGGCGTCGCCCGCGAGGTCGCCCGCGCGGTGCTCCCCGTCGGCCTGTACTCGTCCATGTACGCGACCTGCAATGCCCGGTCCCTGATGCACTTCCTGGGTCTGCGGACGCAGCACGAGCTGGCGAAGGTCCCCTCCTTCCCGCAGCGCGAGATCGAGATGGTCGGGGAGCAGATGGAGGCCCACTGGGCCAAGCTCATGCCGCTCACGTACGGCGCATTCAATGCGAACGGCCGCATCGCGCCGTAA
- a CDS encoding tetratricopeptide repeat protein produces the protein MRAKITYFALAAVLVVYFVLVGSRGVLLIEQGTPLTVAFGIAVLVLPFIGLWFLWQTTQFARKADLLSRELAAEGGLPVDELRRTSGGRIDRDSADEVFAKRQAETEEAPGDWRTWFRLAIAYHDARDTPRARKAMQRAIALRGK, from the coding sequence GTGCGCGCAAAGATCACTTACTTCGCCCTCGCGGCGGTGCTGGTCGTCTACTTCGTGCTGGTCGGCAGCCGTGGCGTGCTGCTCATCGAGCAGGGCACCCCGTTGACCGTCGCCTTCGGGATCGCCGTCCTGGTCCTGCCGTTCATCGGCCTCTGGTTCCTGTGGCAGACCACCCAGTTCGCCCGTAAGGCAGACCTCCTGTCGCGTGAGCTGGCGGCCGAGGGGGGGCTGCCGGTCGACGAACTGCGGCGCACCTCCGGCGGCCGGATCGACCGCGATTCGGCCGACGAGGTCTTCGCCAAGCGGCAGGCCGAGACGGAGGAGGCGCCCGGCGACTGGCGCACCTGGTTCCGGCTAGCGATCGCCTACCACGACGCCCGGGACACCCCGCGCGCCCGCAAGGCGATGCAGCGCGCCATCGCTTTGCGGGGCAAGTAG
- a CDS encoding ribonuclease J — protein MSHPHPELGAPPKLPKGGLRVTPLGGLGEIGRNMTVFEYGGRLLIVDCGVLFPEEEQPGIDLILPDFSSIRDRLDDIDGIVLTHGHEDHIGGVPYLLREKPDIPLIGSKLTLALIEAKLQEHRIRPYTLEVKEGHTERVGPFDCEFVAVNHSIPDALAVAIRTPAGMVVHTGDFKMDQLPLDRRLTDLPAFAKLGEEGIDLLLSDSTNSEVPGFVPPERDISDVLRQVFANAQKRIIVASFASHVHRIQQILDAAHEYGRRVAFVGRSMVRNMGIARELGYLKVPAGLVVDVKMLDDLPDDEVVLVCTGSQGEPMAALSRMANRDHQIRIVQGDTVILASSLIPGNENAVYRVINGLTRWGANVVHKGNAKVHVSGHASAGELLYFYNICKPRNLMPVHGEWRHLRANAELGALTGVPKDRIVIAEDGVVVDLVDGVAKIAGKVQAGYVYVDGLSVGDVTETHLKDRRILGDEGIISVFVVVDSSTGKTVGGPNIHARGSGIDDAAFQAVIPKIDEALAKSAQDGITEPHQLQQLVRRSVGKWVSDNYRRRPMILPVVVEV, from the coding sequence TTGAGTCATCCGCATCCTGAGCTCGGCGCCCCGCCGAAGCTTCCCAAGGGCGGCCTGCGGGTCACCCCCCTCGGCGGCCTGGGCGAAATCGGCCGCAATATGACCGTCTTCGAGTACGGCGGCCGGCTGCTGATCGTCGACTGCGGAGTGCTTTTCCCCGAGGAGGAGCAGCCCGGAATCGACCTGATCCTGCCGGACTTCTCGTCCATCAGGGACCGCCTCGACGACATCGACGGCATCGTGCTCACGCACGGCCACGAGGACCACATCGGCGGTGTCCCCTACCTCCTCCGGGAGAAGCCGGACATCCCCCTCATCGGCTCCAAGCTGACCCTCGCGCTCATCGAGGCCAAGCTCCAGGAGCACCGCATCCGTCCCTACACCCTTGAGGTCAAGGAGGGGCACACCGAGCGCGTCGGCCCCTTCGACTGCGAGTTCGTCGCGGTCAACCACTCCATCCCGGACGCCCTGGCCGTCGCCATCCGCACCCCCGCGGGCATGGTCGTGCACACCGGCGACTTCAAGATGGACCAGCTCCCGCTGGACCGCCGCCTCACCGACCTCCCGGCCTTCGCCAAGCTCGGCGAGGAAGGCATCGACCTCCTCCTCTCCGACTCCACGAACTCCGAGGTCCCGGGCTTCGTCCCGCCCGAGCGGGATATCTCCGACGTGCTGCGCCAGGTGTTCGCCAACGCCCAGAAGCGCATCATCGTCGCCAGCTTCGCCAGCCATGTGCACCGCATCCAGCAGATCCTCGACGCGGCACACGAATACGGCCGTCGGGTCGCCTTCGTCGGCCGCTCGATGGTCCGCAACATGGGCATCGCCCGCGAGCTGGGCTACCTCAAGGTCCCGGCGGGTCTCGTCGTGGACGTCAAGATGCTCGACGATCTCCCGGACGACGAGGTCGTGCTGGTCTGTACGGGCTCCCAGGGCGAGCCGATGGCGGCCCTCTCCCGGATGGCCAACCGCGACCACCAGATCCGTATCGTCCAGGGCGACACGGTGATCCTGGCCTCGTCGCTCATCCCCGGCAACGAGAACGCCGTCTACCGCGTCATCAACGGACTGACCCGCTGGGGCGCCAATGTCGTCCACAAGGGCAACGCCAAGGTCCATGTCTCGGGCCACGCCTCGGCCGGCGAACTGCTGTACTTCTACAACATCTGCAAGCCGAGAAACCTGATGCCGGTCCACGGTGAGTGGCGCCACCTGCGCGCAAACGCCGAGCTCGGCGCACTGACCGGCGTCCCCAAGGACCGCATCGTCATCGCCGAGGACGGCGTCGTGGTCGATCTCGTCGACGGCGTCGCCAAGATCGCCGGCAAGGTCCAGGCGGGCTATGTCTACGTCGACGGCCTCTCGGTCGGCGATGTCACCGAGACCCATCTGAAGGACCGCCGCATCCTTGGCGACGAGGGCATCATCTCGGTCTTCGTGGTCGTGGACAGCAGCACCGGCAAGACCGTCGGCGGTCCGAACATCCACGCCCGCGGCTCCGGCATCGATGACGCGGCCTTCCAGGCCGTCATCCCCAAGATCGATGAGGCCCTGGCCAAGTCGGCCCAGGACGGCATCACCGAGCCCCACCAGCTCCAGCAGCTGGTTCGCCGCTCGGTCGGCAAGTGGGTGTCGGACAACTACCGCCGCCGCCCGATGATCCTTCCCGTGGTCGTCGAGGTCTGA
- the dapB gene encoding 4-hydroxy-tetrahydrodipicolinate reductase has product MSKLRVAVLGARGRIGSEAVRAVEAAEDMELVAALGRGDKLETLVEAEAQVVVELTNPGAVMGNLDFCLRHGIHAVVGTTGWTDERLAQLRTSLAASPEAGVLIAPNFSIGAVLTMRFAQQAARFFESVEVIELHHPNKADAPSGTASRTAQLIAAAREQAGCAPQPDATTTALDGARGADVDGVPVHSVRLRGLLAHQEVLLGGEGETLTIRHDSLHHSSFMPGILLGVRRVVTTPGLTVGLENFLDLD; this is encoded by the coding sequence ATGAGCAAGCTGCGCGTGGCCGTCCTCGGCGCCCGGGGACGCATCGGCTCCGAGGCCGTACGGGCCGTCGAGGCCGCCGAGGACATGGAACTGGTCGCCGCCCTCGGCCGGGGCGACAAGCTGGAGACCCTGGTCGAGGCCGAGGCCCAGGTCGTGGTCGAGCTGACCAACCCCGGCGCGGTGATGGGCAACCTCGACTTCTGCCTGCGGCACGGCATCCACGCCGTGGTCGGCACCACCGGCTGGACCGACGAGCGCCTCGCGCAGCTGCGCACCTCGCTCGCCGCCTCCCCCGAGGCGGGCGTGCTCATCGCCCCGAACTTCTCCATCGGCGCGGTGCTGACCATGCGGTTCGCCCAGCAGGCGGCCCGCTTCTTCGAGTCCGTCGAGGTCATCGAGCTGCATCACCCCAACAAGGCGGATGCGCCCTCCGGTACGGCCTCCCGTACCGCCCAGCTGATCGCCGCGGCCCGTGAGCAGGCGGGCTGCGCACCCCAGCCGGACGCCACGACCACCGCCCTGGACGGCGCCCGCGGCGCGGATGTCGACGGCGTCCCCGTCCACTCCGTACGCCTGCGCGGCCTCCTCGCCCATCAGGAGGTGCTGCTCGGCGGCGAGGGCGAGACCCTCACCATCCGGCACGACTCCCTCCACCACAGCAGCTTCATGCCGGGCATCCTGCTCGGCGTGCGCCGCGTGGTGACCACTCCGGGCCTGACGGTGGGCCTGGAAAACTTCCTCGACCTGGACTGA
- a CDS encoding DegT/DnrJ/EryC1/StrS family aminotransferase, whose amino-acid sequence MGTLGALKSAGVRAGEEVVVPAYGNAEVTEAVVGLGAIPVFADVDADSYCLDPAAVSDVVNSRTAAVVAIHRFGRRADAGWIREVGKRHGLLVMVQPEPGAEPEGAERRREVATYLDGKLRGVRTPEPAAGHTYEQYVVRVPGNGRPDRDAFARALRAKGVACKVPVQAPVYRMPELRRDVFLPETERAVDETLALPLDVGASRRQLHKMVSACNALGGLLQPAF is encoded by the coding sequence ATGGGGACTCTGGGAGCGCTCAAGTCGGCTGGTGTGCGTGCTGGTGAAGAGGTTGTCGTGCCGGCGTACGGCAACGCGGAGGTTACAGAGGCGGTGGTGGGGCTGGGCGCCATACCGGTGTTCGCCGATGTGGACGCGGACAGTTACTGCCTCGACCCGGCCGCCGTGTCGGACGTCGTGAACAGCAGGACCGCCGCCGTCGTCGCGATACACCGTTTCGGGCGGCGGGCGGACGCGGGGTGGATCCGTGAAGTCGGCAAGCGGCACGGGCTGTTGGTCATGGTCCAGCCGGAGCCCGGGGCGGAGCCGGAGGGGGCGGAGCGGCGCCGGGAGGTGGCGACATACCTCGATGGCAAGCTCCGCGGGGTCCGTACTCCGGAGCCGGCGGCGGGGCACACGTATGAGCAGTACGTGGTGCGGGTGCCGGGGAACGGGCGGCCGGACCGGGACGCGTTCGCACGGGCTTTGCGGGCCAAGGGGGTTGCGTGCAAGGTGCCTGTTCAGGCGCCGGTGTACCGGATGCCGGAGTTGCGGCGGGATGTGTTTCTGCCGGAGACGGAACGGGCCGTTGACGAGACATTGGCGCTGCCCCTGGACGTGGGAGCGTCGCGGCGGCAGCTGCACAAGATGGTGAGTGCGTGCAATGCGCTGGGGGGATTGCTGCAGCCGGCCTTTTAA
- a CDS encoding M16 family metallopeptidase: protein MTSRSSQATARPSSEGRAVARTQTLLKGVNGAGTVRRTTLPGGLRIVTETLPSVRSVTFGIWAHVGSRDETPSLNGATHYLEHLLFKGTGRRSALDISAAIDAVGGEMNAFTAKEYTCYYARVLDADLPLAIDVVCDMLTGSLILEEDVDVERGAILEEIAMTEDDPGDCVHDLFAHTMLGDTPLGRPVLGTVDTVNALSAKRVRRFYKKHYDPTHLVVTAAGNIDHTKVVRLVRRAFEQAGALHRSDAVPVAPRSGNRAIRTAGRVELLGRTTEQAHVILGMPGIARTDDRRWAMGVLNTALGGGMSSRLFQEVREKRGLAYSVYSYTSGFADCGLFGVYAGCRPSQVHDVLKICRDELEQVASDGLTDDEIRRAIGQLRGSTVLGLEDTGALMHRIGKSELCWGEQMSVDEMLARIAAVTPDEVREVARDVLGARPSLSVIGPLKDRQAARLDDAVT, encoded by the coding sequence GTGACATCCCGTAGCTCACAGGCGACGGCCCGCCCCTCTTCGGAGGGGCGGGCCGTCGCCCGTACCCAAACGCTTCTCAAGGGCGTCAACGGCGCCGGCACGGTCCGCAGGACGACCCTCCCCGGCGGCCTGCGCATCGTCACCGAGACCCTGCCGTCCGTACGCTCGGTCACCTTCGGGATCTGGGCACACGTCGGCTCCCGCGACGAGACCCCGTCCCTCAACGGCGCCACGCACTACCTGGAGCATCTGCTCTTCAAGGGCACCGGGCGGCGCAGCGCGCTGGACATCTCCGCCGCCATCGACGCGGTCGGCGGCGAGATGAACGCCTTCACCGCGAAGGAATACACCTGCTACTACGCGCGGGTGCTGGACGCGGATCTGCCGCTCGCCATCGACGTGGTCTGCGACATGCTCACCGGCTCGCTCATCCTCGAAGAGGACGTCGACGTCGAGCGCGGCGCCATCCTCGAAGAGATCGCCATGACCGAGGACGACCCGGGCGACTGCGTGCACGACCTGTTCGCGCACACCATGCTCGGCGACACCCCGCTCGGCCGCCCGGTCCTGGGCACCGTCGACACCGTCAACGCCCTCAGCGCCAAGCGCGTCCGCCGCTTCTACAAGAAGCACTACGACCCGACGCACCTCGTCGTCACGGCAGCCGGCAACATCGACCACACCAAGGTCGTCCGCCTCGTCCGCCGCGCCTTCGAGCAGGCCGGAGCGCTGCACCGAAGCGACGCCGTCCCGGTCGCCCCGCGCTCCGGAAACCGCGCCATCCGCACCGCCGGCCGCGTCGAACTCCTCGGCCGCACAACCGAGCAGGCCCATGTGATCCTCGGGATGCCCGGTATCGCCCGGACGGACGACCGCCGCTGGGCGATGGGCGTACTGAACACCGCCCTGGGCGGCGGGATGAGCTCCCGCCTCTTCCAGGAGGTCCGCGAAAAGCGTGGTCTGGCCTACAGCGTGTACTCGTACACCTCGGGCTTCGCCGACTGCGGCCTGTTCGGCGTCTACGCCGGCTGCCGCCCCAGCCAGGTGCACGACGTCCTCAAGATCTGCCGCGACGAACTCGAACAGGTGGCGTCCGACGGCCTCACCGACGACGAGATCCGCCGCGCGATCGGCCAGCTCCGCGGCTCCACCGTCCTCGGCCTGGAGGACACCGGAGCGCTGATGCACCGCATCGGCAAGAGCGAGCTGTGCTGGGGGGAGCAGATGTCGGTCGACGAGATGCTCGCCCGGATAGCGGCGGTCACCCCCGACGAGGTGCGCGAGGTGGCCCGCGACGTCCTGGGTGCCCGCCCCTCGCTGTCCGTCATCGGCCCGCTGAAGGACCGGCAGGCGGCCCGGCTGGACGACGCGGTCACGTAA